In Segatella copri, the DNA window TAAGAGCTACATCGACGTGCCTGAACTGAGATTTACGATAGACAACCCTATGCTTTCCAAAGACAAGAAAGAGGCACTTCTCATCACAGCCCTGGGCAAAGAGCCTACGGAACTGAGCAAGAAGTTTATCGCTCTCGTCTTGAAAGAGGATAGGGAGAGCACCCTGCAATTCATGGCTGCTTCGTATATCACTCTTTACAGGAAACAGAAGAACATCATCCGCGGTAAGCTGATCACCGCCACTGCCGTTGACGCCTCTACAGAGGACAAGATGCGCAAGATGGTGGAGCAGAGAACGAAAGGTACTGTGGAGTTCAAGACCGAGGTGAACCCTGAACTGATTGGCGGTTTCATCCTTGAGTATGATACTTACAGAATGGATGCGAGCGTAAAGACTAAGCTCAACAACATTCTGACACAGCTCAAAAAGTAAAATTAATTAAAGTAAATAACAAAATGTCAGATAAAATTAAACCAAGTGAGGTGTCTGAGGTTCTTCAGCAGCAGCTCCAGGAGGTTAATGGCTCTCAGCAGTTTGACGAGGTGGGTACCGTGCTTACCGTCAGCGATGGCGTGGCTCGTATCTATGGTCTGCGTAATGCCGAGGCTAATGAACTTCTTGAGTTTGAGAATGGAACCATGGCTATCGTCATGAACTTGGAGGAAGACAATGTAGGTTGTGTCCTCTTAGGTCCTACAGCTGGCATCAAGGAGGGACAGAGCGTGAAGCGTACACACCGTATTGCTTCTATCCGCGTAAACGACAACTTCCTCGGACGTGTCGTAAACCCTCTGGGTCAGGCTATTGATGGTCTGGGTGACATCGACCTCACCGATTCTTTCGAGATGCCTTTGGATCGTAAGGCACCTGGTGTAATCTATCGTCAGCCAGTAAAGGAACCTCTTCAGACTGGTTTGAAGGCGGTAGACTCTATGATTCCTATCGGTCGTGGACAGCGTGAGTTGATCATCGGTGACCGTCAGACCGGTAAGACTGCCATCGCAGTGGATACCATCATCAACCAGAAGAGTTTCTATGAGGCTGGCAAGCCAGTATATTGTATCTATGTAGCTATCGGTCAGAAAGCATCTACCGTTGCTGCATTGGTACAGAACCTCAAGGAGCATGGAGCCCTGCCATATACCATCATCGTAAGTGCTACCGCTGCCGATCCTGCAGCCATGCAATATTACGCACCATTTGCCGGTGCAGCTATCGGTGAGTACTTCCGCGACCGTGGTTACTCAGCTCTCGTCGTATACGATGACTTGAGTAAGCAGGCTGTGGCTTACCGTGAGGTATCTCTGATCCTCCGCCGTCCATCCGGACGTGAGGCTTACCCTGGTGATGTCTTCTATCTCCACTCTCGTCTGTTGGAGCGTGCCGCTCGTATCAACGACCAGCAGGAGGTAGCCGAGCAGATGAACGACCTTCCAGAGTGCATGAAGGGTCACGTTAAGGGTGGTGGTTCTTTGACAGCCCTCCCTATCATCGAAACACAGGCAGGTGACGTATCAGCATACATCCCAACCAACGTGATTTCCA includes these proteins:
- a CDS encoding F0F1 ATP synthase subunit delta; the encoded protein is MDIGVISVRYARALIKAALGMKLEDQVYQEMQTLFKSYIDVPELRFTIDNPMLSKDKKEALLITALGKEPTELSKKFIALVLKEDRESTLQFMAASYITLYRKQKNIIRGKLITATAVDASTEDKMRKMVEQRTKGTVEFKTEVNPELIGGFILEYDTYRMDASVKTKLNNILTQLKK
- the atpA gene encoding F0F1 ATP synthase subunit alpha — encoded protein: MSDKIKPSEVSEVLQQQLQEVNGSQQFDEVGTVLTVSDGVARIYGLRNAEANELLEFENGTMAIVMNLEEDNVGCVLLGPTAGIKEGQSVKRTHRIASIRVNDNFLGRVVNPLGQAIDGLGDIDLTDSFEMPLDRKAPGVIYRQPVKEPLQTGLKAVDSMIPIGRGQRELIIGDRQTGKTAIAVDTIINQKSFYEAGKPVYCIYVAIGQKASTVAALVQNLKEHGALPYTIIVSATAADPAAMQYYAPFAGAAIGEYFRDRGYSALVVYDDLSKQAVAYREVSLILRRPSGREAYPGDVFYLHSRLLERAARINDQQEVAEQMNDLPECMKGHVKGGGSLTALPIIETQAGDVSAYIPTNVISITDGQIFLETDLFNQGFRPAINVGISVSRVGGSAQIKSMKKVAGTLKIDMAQYRELEAFSKFSSDMDAVTAMTLDRGRKNDQLLVQPQYRPMPVGEQVAILYCGVHGLMHDVPMNKVRDCQDLFLDAMRSQHADVIETLGDGKLTDDAIKAVEETMANVAGQYKA